From a single Halogeometricum sp. S3BR5-2 genomic region:
- a CDS encoding ABC transporter substrate-binding protein, protein MASGNSNATRRAVLKGVGAGGIAGLAGCLGVEDGGSGNGGTEGSGGSTDASGGTGGGGGSPDSIAFGQPAAQTGQWDFLQPGVSQATDAALQNINDAGGPLDTEVELVRRDTGVNPQEARTVVTQLVENDGASAILGLFSSEINPLWDFLQEQQTPVVTPWPGSTFLDTRGGDKGTPENLDDDEWVWRTVVGDTVHTAGNAKRTLDEGYETIGVINGNTEGERSYVEGFLAPYEAEGGSVAQRVEVGLGESSYQSALERLFGADFDAFLVSLPQESAITMLSDWADGGYGGQPVLSDTLGTQAVIDQVGDALNGAWAASPGQSGPNYDTFEQAFQNAGDAEVNAWSPPAWDAMHVVALAIERAGEATPEAIERNLGPVSSGEGTAVSTFAEGKEALANGEEVNFEGAATPTNFTQHGNVFGSVTISVAENGAFTEAEVIPAEEVRGFVEEGEY, encoded by the coding sequence ATGGCGAGTGGTAACAGCAATGCGACGCGGAGAGCAGTTCTGAAAGGAGTGGGTGCGGGCGGCATCGCGGGACTAGCGGGATGTCTCGGGGTCGAAGACGGCGGGAGTGGCAACGGCGGGACGGAGGGAAGCGGCGGAAGCACGGACGCGAGCGGGGGGACGGGGGGCGGGGGCGGTTCGCCGGACAGCATCGCCTTCGGGCAACCCGCCGCGCAGACTGGTCAGTGGGACTTCCTGCAACCGGGCGTCTCGCAGGCGACCGACGCCGCGCTGCAAAACATCAACGACGCCGGCGGTCCGCTGGACACCGAAGTCGAACTCGTGCGCCGCGACACCGGCGTCAACCCGCAGGAGGCCCGGACGGTGGTCACCCAACTCGTGGAGAACGACGGTGCGTCGGCCATCCTGGGGCTCTTTTCGAGCGAAATCAATCCGCTCTGGGACTTCTTACAGGAGCAGCAGACGCCCGTCGTCACGCCGTGGCCGGGGTCGACGTTCCTCGACACGCGCGGCGGCGACAAGGGGACGCCCGAGAATCTGGACGACGACGAGTGGGTGTGGCGGACCGTCGTCGGTGACACCGTCCACACTGCCGGGAACGCAAAGCGGACGCTGGACGAGGGCTACGAGACCATCGGCGTCATCAACGGCAACACGGAGGGAGAGCGGAGTTACGTCGAGGGGTTCCTCGCGCCGTACGAGGCGGAGGGGGGCAGCGTCGCCCAACGTGTGGAGGTCGGTCTCGGGGAGTCGAGCTACCAGTCCGCGCTCGAACGCCTGTTCGGAGCCGACTTCGACGCGTTCCTCGTCAGCCTCCCGCAGGAGTCCGCCATCACGATGCTGAGCGACTGGGCCGACGGCGGCTACGGCGGCCAACCAGTCCTCTCGGACACGCTCGGCACGCAGGCGGTCATCGACCAAGTGGGCGACGCGCTGAACGGCGCGTGGGCCGCCTCGCCGGGTCAGTCGGGGCCGAACTACGACACGTTCGAGCAGGCGTTCCAGAACGCGGGCGACGCGGAGGTCAACGCGTGGTCGCCGCCGGCGTGGGACGCGATGCACGTCGTCGCCCTCGCCATCGAACGCGCCGGCGAGGCGACGCCGGAGGCCATCGAGCGGAACCTCGGACCCGTAAGTAGTGGGGAGGGAACCGCCGTGTCGACGTTCGCGGAGGGGAAGGAGGCCTTGGCGAACGGGGAGGAGGTCAACTTCGAAGGCGCGGCCACCCCGACGAACTTCACCCAGCACGGCAACGTCTTCGGTTCGGTGACCATCAGCGTCGCCGAGAACGGCGCGTTCACCGAAGCGGAGGTCATCCCGGCCGAGGAGGTTCGCGGGTTCGTCGAGGAGGGTGAGTACTGA
- a CDS encoding DUF1097 domain-containing protein, producing the protein MPEETPRVPLWLAVAITAFVSVPFGTLLGVYSIPVWASFIAWAEYFTFGSSPGQLKWIYGLFPLGAFTMAVFGTVNNYVVDVMGVNLVASSAVLLFVMVAAATYLLTRIPNGMDKSLAYFNGLSMFLVLYFAGIVGGPGTGGGPLVSGDLAWLVNPWIRWVWISLAGVFGGFLGWFNILITFPEVDGEPVEVKPWEWVGIGATVGLCALLWVLYHPWFSVLDGTPTQFLAIVVGIGALILGFGGQAIRKSRVQTA; encoded by the coding sequence ATGCCTGAAGAGACCCCTCGCGTCCCGCTCTGGCTCGCGGTCGCGATAACCGCGTTCGTCTCAGTCCCCTTCGGAACGCTTCTCGGGGTGTACAGCATCCCCGTCTGGGCCTCGTTCATCGCGTGGGCCGAGTACTTCACTTTCGGCTCCTCGCCGGGGCAGTTGAAGTGGATCTACGGGCTGTTCCCCTTGGGGGCGTTCACGATGGCGGTCTTCGGGACCGTCAACAACTATGTCGTCGACGTGATGGGCGTCAACCTCGTCGCGTCCTCGGCGGTCCTGCTGTTCGTCATGGTCGCCGCGGCGACGTACCTGCTCACCCGGATTCCGAACGGGATGGACAAGAGCCTCGCGTACTTCAACGGGCTGTCGATGTTCCTCGTCCTCTACTTCGCGGGCATCGTCGGCGGTCCCGGCACCGGCGGCGGTCCGCTGGTCTCCGGCGACCTCGCGTGGCTCGTCAATCCGTGGATTCGCTGGGTCTGGATCAGCCTCGCGGGTGTCTTCGGCGGATTCCTCGGCTGGTTCAACATCCTCATCACCTTCCCCGAGGTGGACGGCGAACCGGTCGAGGTGAAACCCTGGGAGTGGGTCGGTATCGGCGCGACCGTCGGCCTCTGCGCCCTGCTGTGGGTGCTCTATCACCCGTGGTTCAGCGTGCTCGACGGCACGCCGACGCAGTTCCTCGCCATCGTGGTCGGCATCGGCGCCCTCATCTTGGGCTTCGGCGGGCAGGCGATTCGGAAGTCGAGAGTACAGACGGCGTAG
- a CDS encoding Tm-1-like ATP-binding domain-containing protein, protein MSQNTIVLIGTLDTKGEEIQFAKEIIEGRGVGVHVVDVGVMGDPEFEPDTPAAAVAEAAGEDLERLREDGDRGAAMDAMGRGAAEVASRLHDDGVLDGVLGLGGSGNTSVATAAMRALPVGVPKFMVSTVASGDTEPYVDATDIAMMYSVADIEGLNQLSRRIIANAALATVGMVANEADFETEEKPTVGITMFGVTTPCVRTAREYLEERGFETIVFHATGTGGRAMEELVRQGIVDCVLDVTTTEWADEHVGGVFGAGPDRLDAPGEMGIPHVVSVGALDMVNFGPPDSVPEKFDGRTFHHHNPQVTLMRTTSEENREIGEIIAGKLNDAGGPVAVFLPLRGVSQIDVEGEDFHDPEADEALFDALRESLDSDVDLVEMDAAINDESFALALAERVEQFVGAGDPDSAAVGGESDA, encoded by the coding sequence ATGTCTCAGAATACTATCGTACTGATCGGAACGCTCGATACGAAGGGCGAGGAGATACAGTTCGCAAAGGAAATCATCGAGGGCCGCGGCGTCGGCGTCCACGTCGTCGACGTGGGCGTGATGGGTGACCCCGAGTTCGAACCGGACACCCCGGCCGCCGCCGTCGCCGAGGCCGCGGGGGAAGACTTAGAGCGCCTTCGGGAGGACGGCGACCGGGGCGCGGCGATGGACGCGATGGGACGCGGGGCGGCCGAGGTGGCCTCGCGGCTCCACGACGACGGCGTTCTCGACGGCGTCCTCGGACTCGGCGGGTCGGGCAACACCTCCGTCGCGACGGCCGCCATGCGAGCGCTGCCGGTCGGCGTTCCCAAGTTCATGGTCTCGACGGTCGCCTCGGGCGACACCGAACCGTACGTCGACGCCACGGACATCGCGATGATGTACTCGGTGGCCGACATCGAGGGGCTGAATCAGCTCTCGCGGCGTATCATCGCGAACGCCGCGCTCGCGACGGTGGGCATGGTCGCCAATGAGGCGGACTTCGAGACCGAGGAGAAACCGACCGTCGGCATCACCATGTTCGGCGTCACGACGCCGTGCGTCCGGACCGCGCGCGAGTACCTCGAAGAGCGCGGTTTCGAGACCATCGTCTTCCACGCGACCGGCACCGGCGGCCGGGCGATGGAGGAGTTGGTCAGGCAGGGCATCGTCGACTGCGTGCTCGACGTGACGACGACCGAGTGGGCCGACGAGCACGTCGGCGGCGTGTTCGGCGCCGGGCCGGACCGCCTGGACGCCCCCGGCGAGATGGGTATCCCGCACGTCGTCTCGGTCGGCGCCCTCGACATGGTGAACTTCGGACCGCCCGACTCGGTCCCCGAGAAGTTCGACGGCCGCACCTTCCACCACCACAACCCGCAGGTGACGCTGATGCGGACGACTTCCGAGGAGAACCGCGAAATCGGCGAAATAATCGCCGGCAAACTCAACGACGCGGGCGGTCCCGTCGCGGTGTTCCTCCCGCTCCGAGGGGTCTCGCAGATCGACGTCGAGGGCGAGGATTTCCACGACCCCGAGGCCGACGAGGCCCTCTTCGACGCGCTTCGAGAGAGCCTCGACTCGGACGTCGACCTCGTCGAGATGGACGCCGCCATCAACGACGAGTCGTTCGCGCTGGCGCTGGCCGAACGCGTCGAGCAGTTCGTCGGGGCGGGCGACCCCGACTCCGCCGCTGTGGGAGGTGAGTCCGATGCCTGA
- a CDS encoding cupin domain-containing protein, protein MTESPYFVEPDSVETLSMDWGALKWMSTPEVTGGDRFSAGVVKLEPGKGHERHTHPDSDEILYVIRGEGEQEVADESREIAAGDVVYVPEGVEHGTVNTGWEPMTLLAVYAPPGPESELREDPDCTVVPAGEVPAERETEDATE, encoded by the coding sequence ATGACGGAATCACCGTACTTCGTCGAACCCGACAGCGTCGAGACCCTCTCCATGGACTGGGGTGCGCTCAAGTGGATGAGCACGCCCGAGGTCACCGGCGGCGACCGCTTCAGCGCCGGGGTCGTGAAGCTCGAACCCGGCAAGGGCCACGAACGCCACACCCACCCCGACAGCGACGAGATACTCTACGTCATCCGAGGGGAGGGAGAACAGGAGGTCGCCGACGAGTCGCGGGAGATAGCCGCGGGCGACGTGGTGTACGTTCCCGAGGGAGTCGAGCACGGGACGGTCAACACCGGGTGGGAGCCGATGACGCTTCTGGCCGTCTACGCGCCGCCAGGACCCGAGTCGGAACTGCGGGAAGACCCCGACTGCACCGTCGTCCCCGCGGGCGAGGTCCCCGCCGAGAGAGAGACCGAGGACGCGACGGAATGA
- a CDS encoding phosphoenolpyruvate hydrolase family protein: protein MKIDREESLRRLSETAAQDEPIIGAGAGTGISAKFAERGGVDLLIIYNSGRYRMNGRGSLAGMLPYGDANEIVVEMGHEVLPVVEDTPVLAGVNGTDPFRQMDVFIEDLKRRGFSGVQNFPTVGLIDEDSEFRQNLEETGMGYDEEVEMIREASEQGMLTCPYVFDPDQARRMTEAGADVVVAHMGLTTSGDIGAETAMDLDEASDRVQSIRDAVAEVDEETMVICHGGPIAWPDDAAYVLENTEGVVGFFGASSIERLPTEEAIERQAAEFKDIDLG from the coding sequence ATGAAGATAGATCGCGAAGAGTCGCTCAGACGACTCTCCGAGACGGCGGCACAGGACGAACCGATCATCGGCGCCGGCGCCGGCACCGGCATCTCCGCGAAGTTCGCCGAACGGGGCGGCGTCGACCTCCTCATCATCTACAACTCCGGTCGGTACCGGATGAACGGACGGGGGTCGCTCGCGGGAATGCTCCCGTACGGCGACGCCAACGAGATAGTCGTGGAGATGGGTCACGAGGTGCTCCCGGTCGTCGAGGACACGCCGGTGCTCGCCGGCGTGAACGGCACCGACCCGTTCCGCCAGATGGACGTGTTCATCGAGGACCTCAAGCGCCGGGGGTTCAGCGGCGTCCAGAACTTCCCGACGGTCGGCCTCATCGACGAGGACAGCGAGTTCAGGCAGAACCTCGAAGAGACCGGCATGGGGTACGACGAGGAGGTCGAGATGATACGTGAGGCCAGCGAACAGGGGATGCTGACCTGTCCGTACGTCTTCGACCCCGACCAGGCGCGCCGGATGACCGAGGCCGGGGCCGACGTCGTCGTCGCGCACATGGGGTTGACGACGTCCGGCGATATCGGCGCCGAAACCGCGATGGACCTCGACGAGGCGTCGGACCGCGTCCAGTCGATTCGCGACGCCGTCGCGGAGGTCGACGAGGAGACGATGGTCATCTGTCACGGCGGCCCCATCGCGTGGCCCGACGACGCCGCCTACGTCCTCGAAAACACCGAGGGCGTCGTCGGCTTCTTCGGCGCCTCCAGCATCGAACGCCTCCCCACGGAGGAGGCCATCGAACGGCAGGCGGCGGAGTTCAAGGACATCGACCTCGGGTGA
- a CDS encoding GAF domain-containing protein, translating into MTRETERERGVETPFDGLEAPTGHREFVASVQRLAGVGVWCHDPATDETRWSERAREICGIGRTHPTVAGLVDRHTRTDRSAVEDWVTGAAEGDGPFEVEAELAREGSTRRTIRLRCEPRETGEGGVALYGVVEDITDEVRTERRIEVLRRTSKRLKEADSRQGVADILADASKNILGLVNTTVRLVDRRDNTLRPVVATEECVERAGERPSYPISEATPAARTYRTGDPELHTDHRATEDDYDRGELRSGLYVPVGSHGVLSAGDVVVNAFDEADLEAAGLLGQLGAEAFTRIGLTKRPRAI; encoded by the coding sequence ATGACCCGAGAGACCGAACGCGAGCGAGGGGTCGAAACGCCGTTCGACGGCCTCGAAGCGCCGACGGGGCACCGGGAGTTCGTGGCTAGCGTTCAACGGCTCGCGGGCGTCGGCGTCTGGTGTCACGACCCGGCGACCGACGAGACCCGGTGGAGCGAGCGCGCGCGGGAAATCTGCGGCATCGGGCGGACGCACCCGACCGTCGCGGGTCTGGTCGACCGGCACACGAGGACCGACCGGTCGGCCGTCGAGGACTGGGTGACGGGCGCGGCCGAGGGGGACGGCCCGTTCGAGGTGGAAGCCGAACTGGCCCGCGAGGGGTCGACCCGGCGGACGATACGCCTGCGCTGTGAGCCCCGCGAGACGGGCGAGGGGGGTGTCGCGCTCTACGGCGTCGTCGAGGACATCACGGACGAGGTTCGCACGGAGCGACGCATCGAGGTTCTCCGTCGGACGAGCAAGCGACTGAAGGAGGCCGACTCCCGGCAAGGCGTCGCCGACATCTTAGCCGACGCCTCGAAGAACATCCTCGGACTCGTCAACACGACGGTCAGACTGGTGGACCGACGCGACAACACGCTCCGCCCCGTCGTTGCGACCGAGGAGTGCGTCGAACGGGCGGGCGAGCGCCCAAGCTACCCGATAAGCGAGGCCACGCCGGCCGCGCGGACGTACCGAACCGGCGACCCCGAACTCCACACCGACCACCGGGCGACCGAGGACGACTACGACCGCGGCGAACTCCGCTCGGGGCTGTACGTCCCCGTCGGGAGCCACGGCGTCCTGAGCGCCGGGGACGTCGTCGTGAACGCGTTCGACGAGGCGGACCTCGAAGCCGCGGGCCTCCTCGGGCAACTCGGCGCCGAGGCGTTCACCCGAATCGGGCTCACGAAGCGGCCTCGGGCAATCTGA
- a CDS encoding IclR family transcriptional regulator: MKDESTGRILKTSRTSLRVFELVLERDGLTLADLDRLVDKPKSTLHSHLQTLLDGRYLVREGDRYRVSFRVALFGDVVADRFPDYDRIRAAVEGLAEETGEEANFTVLEHGRLLFAHGAAGDSAAAEKDANFRTDYHLQNTAAGRAILAEMDGDRVERILDRWPVSEESEGTVTDRDRFFESLDETSDRGYGVFDDESALGLVAVGVPVHRNGGILGGLSVGGPKYRIDSDRLHGELADTLVEAAAALERSF, encoded by the coding sequence ATGAAAGACGAGAGCACGGGTCGAATCCTGAAGACGTCTCGAACGTCGCTGCGGGTGTTCGAGTTGGTTCTCGAACGCGATGGACTCACGCTCGCCGACCTGGACCGACTGGTCGACAAGCCCAAGAGCACGCTCCACAGCCACCTACAGACCCTCCTAGACGGTCGGTACCTGGTTCGCGAGGGCGACCGTTACAGGGTGAGTTTCAGAGTGGCGCTGTTCGGCGACGTGGTCGCCGACCGGTTCCCCGACTACGACCGCATCCGTGCGGCGGTCGAGGGGTTAGCCGAGGAGACGGGCGAGGAGGCGAACTTCACCGTACTCGAACACGGGCGACTCCTGTTCGCGCACGGGGCCGCGGGCGACTCGGCGGCCGCCGAGAAGGACGCGAACTTCAGGACCGACTACCACCTCCAGAACACGGCCGCGGGCCGGGCCATACTCGCGGAGATGGACGGAGACAGAGTCGAGCGAATCCTCGACCGGTGGCCGGTATCCGAGGAGTCGGAGGGCACCGTCACCGACCGCGACCGATTCTTCGAGTCGCTCGACGAGACGTCGGACCGCGGGTACGGCGTCTTCGACGACGAGTCGGCGCTGGGACTGGTCGCCGTCGGCGTCCCCGTGCACCGGAACGGTGGCATTCTCGGTGGTTTGAGCGTCGGCGGGCCGAAGTACCGAATCGACTCCGACCGCTTGCACGGCGAACTCGCGGACACGTTGGTCGAGGCGGCCGCGGCGTTGGAGCGGAGTTTCTGA
- a CDS encoding sodium-dependent transporter, producing MADSEARTAREEWGSRFGFLMAMLGAMVGAGNIWRMPFTTGQNGGGAFLVAYILLLYVIAVPGLMAETMVGRYTNHGVIGAFKRLTESKRARGLGIVVLVVNVALMSYYAPIIGWALYYAGHSLLATFTQSGFRPEAFWDGFISNPALVVGMHTVTMAGLAGVLVFGIRRGIERVVKWMIPLLVFALVAVAARGVTLPGGAEGLAFVFTPDWTYLTRGSTWVAALSQALFSTGLGWGIALTYGSYLGRYDDVPLGGGLFTAIGNTSIGLLAVFATFPVVFAFGLEPSAGSNLLFISLVQVFPELPGGALWAVVFFVSFFFATFTSGLGITEVGVTTVSEETRLSRTGAVLAVCGAIWLFGLPSAYSSSFLGQMDFIIGSFGLPLATLSIIALVGWKLGPERARVIDLNRNTGVYIGQWWSPVVKYVVPVVMVFIVGYGVVTSIGTENQTLMVVGVALMVALVAASTALMGALDGVGDSPDPASKGGD from the coding sequence ATGGCAGACTCCGAGGCGAGAACGGCGAGAGAAGAGTGGGGGAGCCGATTCGGCTTCCTTATGGCGATGCTCGGGGCAATGGTGGGTGCCGGGAACATCTGGCGCATGCCGTTCACGACCGGACAGAACGGCGGCGGGGCGTTTCTGGTCGCCTACATTCTCCTGTTGTACGTCATCGCGGTGCCCGGTCTCATGGCCGAAACGATGGTGGGTCGGTACACGAACCACGGCGTCATCGGGGCGTTCAAACGGCTCACCGAGAGCAAGCGCGCGCGGGGACTCGGTATCGTCGTCCTCGTCGTCAACGTGGCGCTGATGTCGTACTACGCGCCGATCATCGGGTGGGCGCTCTACTACGCGGGCCACTCGCTGCTCGCGACGTTCACTCAATCGGGCTTCCGACCGGAGGCGTTCTGGGACGGCTTCATCTCCAATCCGGCGCTGGTCGTCGGGATGCACACGGTGACGATGGCCGGCCTCGCGGGCGTCCTCGTCTTCGGCATCCGTCGCGGCATCGAACGAGTGGTGAAGTGGATGATTCCGCTGCTCGTCTTCGCGCTGGTCGCCGTCGCGGCGCGCGGCGTCACGCTCCCCGGCGGGGCGGAGGGGCTGGCGTTCGTCTTCACACCGGACTGGACGTACCTCACCCGCGGGAGCACCTGGGTCGCGGCGCTCAGTCAGGCGCTGTTCTCGACGGGGCTGGGCTGGGGTATCGCGCTCACGTACGGGAGCTACCTCGGCCGCTACGACGACGTTCCGCTCGGCGGCGGTCTGTTCACCGCCATCGGGAACACCAGCATCGGACTGCTCGCGGTGTTCGCGACGTTCCCCGTCGTCTTCGCGTTCGGACTCGAACCCAGCGCCGGGTCCAACCTGCTTTTCATCTCGCTCGTTCAGGTGTTCCCGGAGCTCCCCGGCGGTGCGCTGTGGGCCGTCGTGTTCTTCGTCTCGTTCTTCTTCGCGACGTTCACCTCCGGTCTCGGCATCACCGAAGTCGGCGTGACGACCGTCTCCGAGGAGACGAGGCTCTCCCGGACCGGAGCGGTGCTCGCGGTCTGCGGAGCCATCTGGCTGTTCGGGCTTCCGAGCGCCTACTCGTCGTCCTTCCTCGGCCAGATGGACTTCATCATCGGGAGCTTCGGACTCCCGCTGGCGACGCTGTCCATCATCGCGCTCGTCGGGTGGAAGCTCGGCCCGGAGCGCGCGCGCGTCATCGACCTCAACCGCAACACCGGCGTCTACATCGGTCAGTGGTGGAGTCCGGTCGTCAAGTACGTCGTCCCCGTCGTGATGGTGTTCATCGTCGGCTACGGCGTCGTCACGAGCATCGGAACGGAGAACCAGACGCTGATGGTCGTCGGCGTCGCGCTCATGGTCGCGCTCGTCGCCGCGAGCACGGCCCTCATGGGCGCTCTCGACGGCGTCGGCGATTCACCGGACCCCGCCTCGAAGGGGGGTGACTGA